One genomic region from Muriicola soli encodes:
- a CDS encoding NADP-dependent glyceraldehyde-3-phosphate dehydrogenase, translated as MIKEKTSIPESYRIDSLIHQKTYLVNGELKPWEGAVTDVFSTISSTEKYEHTLLGSIPDLGEKEAMEALDGALGAYDQGKGVWPTMKVSDRIECMEKFVEQMKTKRDIVVKLLMWEIGKSLPDSIKEFDRTVDYIYDTIEDYKQLDRNSAKFQKHEGVYAHIRRGPLGVVLCLGPYNYPLNETFALLIPALIMGNTTIFKPAKHGVLLITPLLEAFKNSFPKGVVNILFGRGRTVAAPIMKTGKVDVLALIGNSKSANALQDQHPKSNRLRLVLGLEAKNPAIILPDANMELTIEECLTGTLSFNGQRCTALKIVYVHDEVKEDFLNEFAARVDKLKFGNPWDEGVKLTPLPEPGKPEYVQELIDDALAKGAKIMNKKGGKHFDNYIWPAVLYPVTKDMRVYQEEQFGPVIPVLSFKDIEEPLDDMAESNYGQQVSLFGKDVYALAPLIDTLANLVCRVNLNSSCQRGPDVYPFTGRKDSAQSTLSVHDALRSFSIRTLLAFKDNEINKDTVKQLLETKLSNFTSTEYIL; from the coding sequence ATGATTAAAGAAAAAACATCAATACCTGAATCCTACCGTATCGATTCCCTGATACATCAAAAAACCTATCTGGTAAATGGGGAGCTAAAGCCATGGGAAGGAGCAGTGACCGACGTATTTTCGACCATATCCTCCACTGAAAAATACGAACATACCCTGCTTGGGAGTATTCCCGATCTGGGCGAAAAAGAGGCTATGGAAGCTTTAGATGGTGCACTTGGTGCTTATGATCAGGGGAAAGGAGTTTGGCCAACCATGAAGGTGAGTGACCGAATTGAATGCATGGAAAAATTCGTCGAGCAGATGAAAACCAAGCGTGATATCGTGGTAAAACTCTTGATGTGGGAGATAGGAAAATCCCTGCCAGATTCCATAAAAGAATTTGATCGAACCGTAGATTATATCTACGACACTATTGAAGATTACAAGCAACTAGACCGAAACTCGGCTAAATTTCAAAAGCACGAAGGGGTTTACGCCCACATCCGGCGAGGGCCGTTGGGTGTCGTTCTTTGTCTTGGACCTTACAATTATCCTCTGAACGAAACATTTGCCCTACTGATCCCCGCCCTGATTATGGGGAATACCACCATATTTAAACCTGCCAAACACGGTGTATTGCTCATTACTCCGCTGCTGGAGGCGTTTAAGAACAGCTTTCCCAAAGGAGTGGTCAATATCCTCTTCGGCAGGGGGAGAACTGTGGCAGCTCCAATAATGAAAACGGGGAAGGTAGACGTATTGGCCTTAATCGGAAACAGCAAGTCGGCAAATGCCTTGCAGGATCAGCATCCAAAGAGCAATCGCTTGCGTTTGGTTTTGGGTCTTGAAGCAAAAAATCCTGCGATCATACTCCCAGACGCTAACATGGAGCTTACTATAGAGGAATGCCTCACCGGAACCCTGTCTTTTAACGGACAGCGCTGTACTGCCCTCAAGATTGTTTATGTGCACGATGAAGTGAAAGAGGATTTTCTAAATGAGTTTGCTGCGAGAGTGGATAAGCTAAAGTTTGGTAATCCATGGGATGAAGGGGTAAAACTTACTCCCCTGCCAGAGCCCGGTAAACCTGAATACGTTCAGGAACTCATTGACGATGCCCTGGCGAAAGGTGCGAAAATCATGAACAAAAAAGGCGGTAAACATTTCGACAATTACATCTGGCCGGCAGTCCTTTATCCCGTCACCAAGGATATGCGAGTCTACCAGGAAGAACAATTTGGCCCTGTTATTCCGGTACTTTCGTTTAAGGATATCGAAGAGCCGCTTGATGACATGGCGGAGAGCAATTACGGACAACAAGTGAGCCTTTTTGGAAAAGATGTTTATGCCCTGGCACCATTAATCGACACTCTGGCCAATCTGGTTTGCAGGGTAAATCTGAATAGTTCCTGCCAGCGTGGACCCGATGTATACCCCTTTACCGGGCGTAAAGATTCGGCACAATCAACACTTAGTGTTCACGATGCTCTGAGGTCTTTCTCTATTCGAACCCTCCTGGCCTTTAAAGACAATGAGATCAATAAGGATACAGTAAAACAACTATTGGAGACCAAATTATCCAATTTCACTAGTACGGAGTATATCCTGTAA
- the leuB gene encoding 3-isopropylmalate dehydrogenase, with the protein MELTIALLAGDGIGPEVIQQAVKVCDAVATKFNHQIHWKPALTGAAAIDAVGDPYPDSTHDICVNSDAVLFGAIGHPRFDNDPSAKVRPEQGLLKMRQKLGLFANVRPTFTFESLIDRSPLKRERIEGTDLVFLRELTGGIYFGKRGREDNGDTAYDTCTYTRMEVKRLAKKGFELAMKRSKKLCCVDKANVLESSRLWRETVQAMEKDYPEVEVSYEFVDAVAMRLVQWPNSYDVLITENLFGDILTDEASVISGSMGLMPSASIGESIGLYEPIHGSYPQAAGKDIANPLATVLSAAMMFDDLGLPDEANAIRMVVNKSLAEGMVTEDLADKNKGRKTSEVGNWLAKNL; encoded by the coding sequence ATGGAATTAACTATTGCCCTATTAGCCGGAGATGGTATCGGCCCGGAAGTAATTCAACAAGCAGTAAAGGTATGCGATGCTGTAGCCACAAAATTTAACCACCAAATACATTGGAAGCCCGCCCTAACCGGAGCGGCTGCCATTGATGCTGTAGGCGACCCCTACCCCGACTCCACACATGATATCTGTGTGAATTCTGACGCCGTGTTATTTGGTGCCATTGGTCATCCGAGGTTCGACAATGACCCGTCGGCCAAAGTACGTCCCGAACAAGGCCTGTTAAAAATGAGGCAAAAACTCGGATTATTTGCTAACGTAAGACCCACTTTTACCTTTGAATCCCTTATTGATCGATCTCCGCTGAAAAGAGAGCGGATTGAAGGCACCGACCTGGTTTTCCTGAGGGAGCTTACCGGAGGTATTTATTTTGGAAAAAGAGGCAGAGAAGACAACGGGGATACCGCCTATGACACTTGTACCTATACTCGAATGGAAGTTAAGCGCCTGGCAAAAAAAGGCTTCGAACTGGCGATGAAACGATCTAAAAAACTCTGCTGTGTGGACAAGGCCAACGTTTTGGAGTCTTCTCGTTTGTGGAGGGAGACCGTACAGGCCATGGAAAAAGATTATCCTGAAGTTGAAGTGTCCTATGAATTCGTGGATGCCGTAGCCATGCGACTTGTGCAATGGCCTAATTCTTATGACGTGCTGATCACCGAAAACCTTTTTGGGGATATCCTAACAGACGAAGCCTCAGTCATCTCGGGATCGATGGGACTCATGCCTTCTGCCTCCATAGGAGAGTCGATAGGGCTTTACGAGCCCATTCACGGCTCTTACCCTCAAGCCGCCGGAAAGGATATCGCCAACCCCCTTGCAACGGTTTTATCTGCCGCAATGATGTTCGACGATTTAGGTTTGCCAGACGAGGCCAATGCGATCAGAATGGTCGTAAACAAATCCCTGGCTGAGGGAATGGTTACTGAAGACCTTGCCGATAAAAACAAGGGTCGGAAGACCAGCGAAGTTGGCAACTGGCTTGCTAAAAACCTCTAG
- a CDS encoding alpha-isopropylmalate synthase regulatory domain-containing protein, which yields MDTTLRDGEQTSGVSFSASEKLTMAKLLLEELRVDRIEIASARVSEGEFQSVKNILEWASERGFEERVEVLTFVDGGLSLEWMQKSGAKVQNLLTKGSLNHLTHQLKKKPEEHFKEIAEVIEQAGAMGITTNVYLEDWSNGMRNSPDYVFNFLDFLATQPLKRVLLPDTLGVLTPNETGNFISQIVKRYPEIHFDFHGHNDYDLSVANVMEAVKAGCHGLHLTVNGMGERAGNAPLASVVAVLNDFLPEFRINVQESSLFKVSKLVSAFTGFVIPANKPIVGDNVFTQTAGIHADGDNKKNLYFNDLLPERFGRKRKYALGKTSGKANIQKNLQELGLTLNDEEIKKVTARIIELGDKKERVTKDDLPYIISDVLDSEGYQQKVFVKSYVLTHAKGLKPSTTVCVEFEGESIEENAQGDGQFDAFMNALRKVYRSKKKSLPNLVDYAVRIPPGSNSDALCETVITWQDGDKEFATRGLDSDQTVSAIKATEKMLNII from the coding sequence ATGGACACGACCCTGAGGGATGGGGAGCAAACCTCGGGGGTTTCCTTTTCAGCTTCGGAAAAATTGACAATGGCGAAGCTCTTGTTAGAAGAGTTGAGAGTTGATCGCATCGAAATTGCCTCCGCACGTGTTTCTGAAGGGGAATTTCAGTCTGTCAAAAACATCTTGGAATGGGCATCAGAGCGTGGTTTTGAAGAACGAGTTGAAGTACTCACTTTTGTTGACGGGGGCCTGTCATTAGAATGGATGCAAAAGTCGGGGGCAAAAGTTCAGAATTTACTCACTAAAGGATCGCTCAACCACCTCACTCATCAATTAAAAAAGAAGCCTGAAGAACATTTTAAAGAAATAGCAGAGGTCATTGAGCAAGCCGGTGCCATGGGAATCACAACCAATGTGTATCTGGAGGACTGGAGTAATGGGATGCGTAATTCCCCTGATTACGTATTCAACTTTCTGGATTTTCTGGCTACCCAGCCACTGAAAAGAGTTCTATTGCCTGATACACTGGGGGTGCTGACACCAAATGAAACCGGTAATTTTATAAGCCAGATCGTTAAGCGCTACCCCGAAATTCATTTTGACTTTCACGGACATAACGACTACGACCTTAGTGTTGCCAATGTCATGGAAGCGGTCAAGGCCGGATGTCATGGACTGCATCTTACGGTCAATGGCATGGGAGAACGAGCTGGCAATGCTCCCCTTGCCAGTGTAGTGGCAGTTTTAAATGACTTTTTACCCGAGTTTAGAATTAATGTGCAGGAGTCTTCTCTCTTTAAGGTGAGCAAATTGGTATCTGCCTTTACCGGCTTTGTCATCCCGGCGAACAAACCTATAGTTGGAGATAATGTTTTTACCCAAACTGCTGGTATACATGCCGATGGAGATAATAAAAAGAACTTATACTTTAATGACCTTTTACCAGAAAGGTTTGGAAGAAAGCGCAAATACGCCCTGGGGAAAACCTCAGGGAAAGCTAATATCCAGAAGAATCTTCAGGAGTTGGGGCTTACGCTTAATGACGAGGAAATCAAAAAGGTAACGGCGAGGATTATCGAATTGGGCGATAAAAAGGAGCGAGTGACAAAAGACGATCTTCCTTATATCATTTCTGATGTACTGGACAGCGAAGGTTATCAGCAAAAGGTCTTTGTGAAGTCGTATGTGCTCACCCATGCGAAAGGCTTAAAACCCTCTACCACGGTTTGTGTAGAATTTGAGGGAGAGAGCATCGAAGAAAACGCCCAGGGTGATGGTCAGTTTGACGCCTTTATGAATGCATTGAGAAAGGTTTATCGTTCAAAGAAAAAAAGTTTACCCAATCTCGTGGACTACGCCGTGCGAATTCCTCCCGGAAGTAATTCGGACGCCCTTTGTGAAACCGTAATTACTTGGCAGGATGGCGACAAGGAGTTTGCTACCAGGGGTCTCGATTCTGACCAAACTGTTTCTGCGATAAAGGCGACAGAAAAAATGCTCAACATTATTTAA
- the leuD gene encoding 3-isopropylmalate dehydratase small subunit — protein sequence MAYDKFKVLKSSAVPLPIENVDTDQIIPARFLKATERKGFGDNLFRDWRYYPDNRPKEHFVLNNPIYSGKILVGGKNFGSGSSREHAAWAIYDYGFRCVVSSFFADIFRNNCLNIGVLPVQVSPPFLQRIFEEIEKNPKAELTIDLPSQTITIEATSEKEEFDINPYKKENMLNGYDDIDYLLNMKEEIEDFAGGLPL from the coding sequence ATGGCTTACGATAAATTTAAAGTCCTTAAGAGCAGTGCCGTACCACTACCTATCGAAAACGTGGATACTGACCAGATCATTCCTGCTCGGTTTTTAAAGGCAACAGAGCGCAAAGGATTTGGGGATAACTTATTCAGAGATTGGCGATACTACCCCGACAACCGGCCGAAGGAGCATTTTGTTTTGAATAACCCTATCTACAGTGGTAAAATTCTGGTTGGAGGGAAAAATTTCGGTTCTGGATCTTCCAGGGAACACGCTGCATGGGCCATTTATGACTATGGTTTCAGATGTGTTGTTTCCAGTTTTTTTGCGGATATATTCAGAAATAACTGCCTCAATATTGGTGTTTTACCGGTTCAGGTGAGTCCGCCATTTTTACAGCGAATCTTTGAGGAGATTGAAAAAAATCCCAAAGCTGAGTTGACCATCGACCTGCCTTCTCAGACCATTACGATAGAGGCTACTTCAGAAAAGGAAGAATTTGATATCAATCCCTATAAAAAGGAAAATATGCTCAACGGCTATGACGATATTGATTACCTCCTCAATATGAAGGAAGAAATAGAAGATTTCGCAGGAGGCCTGCCTTTATAA